One Myxosarcina sp. GI1 genomic window carries:
- a CDS encoding alpha/beta fold hydrolase, with amino-acid sequence MFVFGSVATIGCLLETTTAKPSLGAEEIRLYLNSPLAIAISVESLENFAATGEITGDLGLIARFLDESTLNNLRQGLQRRFPLDLIQTHHLAYSPLGRDAIEQVGKVIKFTPNQNGFYGLRAAVIGAAANAESEGWTILDALKQFPTDAIEIEVGDLLNLQRELTLYFDYNRAAVKAIKEQAKIEAKSSPKPGKLSDLSQPGAYAFNRETLTVNNPALRQTQRGLSVNYDFPVDAYLPQGLSQPAPIVIISHGFGAVKENFVSLAEHLASYGFVVLVPDHVGSDLSYRKTYLQGQLNTLLSPIEFLNRPQEISFLIDELEKLVASKDRWAKLLDLERIGVMGHSLGGSTALSLAGAELDRARLVETCQQDNLILNFSLYLQCRGQFLPPENFDLKEPRIKAAIAAHPLASGIFGPEGMSKIDIPLMITAGSQDVIAPVVTEQIHPFVWMRSQPKYLALFDPGTHFATGEQSAAGADTIPEFLIGKYRNFGREYFKSLNVAFFEAYLRDRPEFLPYLSAAYGRAISANKPMKLFAVKSLTPTQLETAYGKTPPISIVPPAVETEVTSVKEESILSEIKRTGVLKVAMRRDAAPLGYIDARQRWSGYCGDLAIALAEHLTEKLDLDLEVELAELPSNLDNRFSLVRDNTVHLECGPNTIREDIEGVTFSNPFLATGTRLLTKSNNQLESNLDRALEKLRVGVLKNTTTAQFLQDNYPQANIVYFEGANGQSEAIEAVRNGALDTFANDSVLSLAAIEKQNTFKNYVLQPTRPLTCDFYGLILPADDPEWRGTVDRFLTQERAERVLQTWFERIFPSELNDLEYCLNR; translated from the coding sequence TTGTTTGTTTTTGGTTCGGTTGCGACAATCGGTTGTCTGTTAGAAACTACGACTGCCAAACCGAGTCTCGGTGCGGAAGAAATTCGCCTTTATCTTAACAGTCCTTTAGCGATCGCGATATCGGTAGAATCTTTAGAAAATTTTGCAGCAACAGGCGAAATTACTGGTGATTTAGGGCTAATTGCGCGATTTTTAGATGAATCAACTTTAAATAATTTACGTCAGGGACTTCAGCGACGCTTTCCGCTCGATCTAATTCAAACTCATCATTTAGCATATTCCCCATTGGGTAGAGATGCAATCGAGCAAGTTGGCAAGGTAATCAAATTTACACCAAACCAAAATGGCTTCTATGGATTGAGAGCGGCAGTGATTGGTGCTGCTGCTAATGCCGAGTCGGAAGGCTGGACGATTTTAGATGCCTTAAAACAGTTTCCAACAGATGCGATCGAGATTGAGGTTGGAGACTTATTAAATCTGCAACGAGAACTAACTTTATACTTCGACTATAATCGAGCGGCGGTTAAAGCGATAAAAGAACAGGCAAAGATAGAAGCCAAATCTTCTCCAAAACCAGGTAAATTATCCGATCTGAGCCAACCTGGAGCTTACGCTTTTAATAGAGAAACCCTGACCGTTAACAATCCAGCCCTGCGGCAAACCCAACGGGGATTATCGGTGAACTACGATTTTCCCGTAGATGCTTACCTTCCTCAAGGATTGAGCCAACCCGCACCAATTGTCATTATTTCTCATGGATTTGGCGCAGTTAAAGAAAACTTTGTTTCCCTTGCCGAACATCTAGCATCCTATGGGTTTGTAGTTTTAGTTCCCGATCATGTAGGCAGTGACCTATCCTATCGTAAAACCTATTTACAAGGGCAACTCAATACTTTACTCAGTCCGATCGAGTTTCTCAATCGCCCCCAGGAAATTTCGTTTTTAATCGATGAATTAGAAAAATTAGTCGCCTCTAAAGATCGCTGGGCGAAATTGCTCGATCTAGAACGAATTGGAGTTATGGGACATTCTTTAGGTGGGTCTACGGCTCTGTCTCTGGCAGGAGCGGAACTCGATCGCGCTCGTTTGGTGGAAACTTGCCAACAAGATAATTTGATTCTCAATTTTTCACTCTATCTTCAGTGTCGGGGGCAATTTTTACCGCCAGAGAATTTCGATCTAAAAGAGCCGCGTATTAAAGCCGCGATCGCAGCCCATCCCCTCGCTAGCGGTATTTTTGGACCAGAAGGAATGAGTAAAATCGATATTCCCCTAATGATAACGGCAGGCAGTCAAGATGTAATTGCTCCTGTCGTTACCGAACAGATTCATCCTTTTGTCTGGATGCGATCGCAACCCAAATATTTAGCTTTATTCGACCCTGGAACTCATTTTGCTACGGGAGAACAAAGTGCGGCAGGAGCCGATACCATTCCCGAGTTTTTAATCGGGAAATATCGAAACTTTGGACGGGAGTATTTCAAAAGCCTGAATGTGGCTTTTTTTGAAGCTTATTTGCGCGACCGCCCTGAATTTCTGCCTTATCTAAGTGCTGCGTATGGTCGAGCTATTAGTGCTAACAAACCCATGAAATTGTTTGCCGTTAAGTCGCTAACACCCACTCAACTAGAAACTGCCTATGGTAAAACACCACCTATTTCCATAGTTCCTCCTGCTGTAGAAACAGAGGTTACTTCAGTCAAAGAAGAAAGTATCTTAAGCGAAATAAAACGAACTGGAGTTTTAAAGGTAGCTATGCGTCGCGATGCTGCACCCTTGGGTTATATCGACGCTCGACAGCGTTGGTCTGGTTACTGTGGCGACTTGGCGATCGCTCTAGCAGAACACTTGACAGAAAAGTTAGACCTAGATTTAGAAGTTGAATTAGCCGAGTTGCCATCAAATTTAGACAATCGTTTTTCTTTGGTTCGAGACAATACAGTTCATCTCGAATGCGGTCCTAATACTATTCGTGAGGATATAGAAGGGGTAACTTTTTCCAATCCTTTTCTAGCAACGGGAACTCGTCTACTAACCAAGTCAAACAATCAGCTTGAAAGCAATCTCGATCGCGCCTTAGAAAAACTGCGAGTGGGGGTACTAAAAAATACAACTACCGCCCAATTTTTGCAAGACAACTATCCCCAAGCAAACATAGTTTACTTTGAAGGAGCGAATGGACAGTCAGAGGCGATCGAAGCGGTTAGAAATGGTGCGCTCGATACCTTTGCTAACGATAGTGTTTTAAGCTTGGCAGCAATAGAAAAGCAGAATACTTTTAAGAATTATGTTTTACAGCCCACTCGTCCCCTAACCTGTGATTTTTATGGTCTAATTTTACCTGCCGACGATCCAGAGTGGCGAGGTACGGTCGATCGATTTCTCACTCAAGAACGAGCCGAGCGAGTTTTACAAACATGGTTCGAGCGGATTTTTCCGAGTGAATTAAACGATTTAGAATATTGTCTCAATCGTTAA
- the glyS gene encoding glycine--tRNA ligase subunit beta, giving the protein MSNFLLEVGTEELPADFVSSAIAQWQNKISQSLSEVFLTPSDIKIYGTPRRLAILITDLPSQQSDRTEEIKGPPAKAAFKDGQPTKAALGFARKQEVAVEDLEIRDTPKGEFVFVYKQIQGRAAAEILQELCPQWITGLEGKRFMRWGDGDLRFPRPIRWLVALLDDAILPVKLVNGSETIESDRLSRGHRVLHPQPVSIPHATAYLETMQSAYIEVDPDIRQQKIISEIEAEANKVKGTADVFPDLLQEVVNLVEYPTAITGKFKDNFLSLPTEVITTVMVTHQRYFPVKQDISQDTLLPYFITISNGDPAKREIISEGNQRVIQARLADAQFFYKADCDEHLETYLPQLETVTFQEDLGTMRDKVDRIMEIASSIAEQLDLSEAERSEIESTALLCKADLVTQMVYEFPELQGVMGEKYALVSGESETVARGIFEHYLPRGAEDIMPATLNGQVVAIADKLDTLVSIFGLEMIPTGSSDPFALRRAANGIVAIIWEANLDLNLALLIRQGATDFLAAHPERSSPVAAIQEFFMQRLRTLLQDEKNIDYDLVNAVLGDADAEYTERALNDLLDVRDRATFLQQIRDNGKLDEIYETVNRSARLAVKGKVAMGEGKLERFSPISDRRDLDTQALDPQKLVNPDLFESPSEAAFYERLLELVPKTQAAQEQRNYQLLVDSLAEIAPIVSSFFDGEESVLIMAENPDVRRNRLNLLGLLRNHARVLADFGAIVKN; this is encoded by the coding sequence ATGTCTAATTTTTTATTGGAAGTAGGTACAGAAGAACTGCCAGCAGATTTTGTCAGTAGTGCGATCGCCCAATGGCAAAATAAAATTTCTCAATCTCTCTCAGAGGTATTTCTAACACCATCAGACATTAAAATATACGGAACTCCGCGACGTTTAGCGATATTGATTACAGATCTTCCCTCACAACAGAGCGATCGCACCGAAGAAATTAAAGGTCCACCTGCCAAAGCCGCATTTAAAGACGGACAACCTACTAAAGCCGCATTAGGTTTTGCCCGCAAGCAAGAAGTAGCTGTAGAAGATTTGGAAATTAGAGATACTCCTAAAGGAGAATTTGTTTTTGTTTATAAGCAAATACAAGGGCGCGCTGCGGCTGAAATTTTACAGGAACTATGTCCGCAATGGATTACGGGTTTAGAAGGCAAGCGTTTTATGCGCTGGGGAGATGGCGACTTGCGTTTTCCTCGTCCGATTCGCTGGCTAGTAGCTTTGCTTGACGATGCTATTTTACCTGTAAAGTTGGTTAATGGCTCGGAAACTATCGAGAGCGATCGCTTATCTAGAGGTCATCGCGTCTTGCATCCCCAACCCGTCTCTATTCCCCATGCCACTGCTTATCTAGAAACTATGCAATCGGCTTATATAGAAGTCGATCCCGACATACGCCAGCAGAAAATAATATCTGAAATTGAAGCTGAAGCCAATAAAGTTAAGGGTACTGCCGACGTTTTCCCCGATCTGCTGCAAGAAGTCGTCAATTTAGTTGAATATCCTACTGCAATTACGGGTAAATTTAAAGACAATTTTCTCAGTCTTCCTACTGAAGTAATTACTACCGTGATGGTAACTCACCAGCGTTATTTTCCTGTAAAGCAAGATATTAGCCAAGATACCTTGCTTCCTTACTTTATCACGATTTCTAATGGCGATCCCGCTAAAAGAGAGATAATTTCTGAGGGTAACCAAAGAGTAATTCAAGCCAGACTTGCAGACGCTCAATTTTTTTATAAAGCAGATTGTGACGAACATCTCGAAACTTATTTACCCCAGCTAGAAACTGTAACTTTTCAAGAAGATCTAGGTACGATGCGTGATAAAGTCGATCGCATTATGGAAATAGCTAGTTCCATTGCCGAACAGCTGGATTTAAGCGAAGCAGAGCGCAGCGAAATTGAAAGTACCGCCTTACTTTGCAAAGCCGATTTGGTAACTCAGATGGTCTATGAATTCCCAGAGCTACAGGGAGTCATGGGCGAAAAGTACGCTTTAGTTAGTGGTGAATCAGAAACAGTTGCCAGAGGAATTTTCGAGCATTACCTACCTAGAGGTGCAGAAGATATAATGCCCGCTACTTTAAACGGACAGGTAGTAGCAATAGCCGATAAATTAGATACCTTAGTGAGCATTTTCGGCTTGGAAATGATTCCTACAGGTTCGTCCGATCCTTTTGCTTTGCGTCGTGCTGCCAACGGCATTGTTGCGATTATTTGGGAGGCTAACTTAGATCTAAATTTAGCTCTACTAATTAGACAAGGTGCTACAGATTTCTTAGCCGCTCATCCAGAACGATCGTCTCCTGTTGCTGCGATACAGGAATTTTTTATGCAGCGATTGCGGACTTTATTACAAGACGAAAAAAACATCGATTACGATTTGGTTAATGCTGTTTTAGGCGATGCAGATGCAGAATATACCGAACGAGCTTTGAACGATCTCTTAGACGTTCGCGACCGCGCTACATTTTTACAGCAAATTCGCGACAACGGCAAGCTAGATGAAATTTATGAAACCGTCAACCGTTCGGCAAGATTAGCAGTAAAAGGCAAGGTGGCGATGGGCGAGGGCAAACTGGAGCGATTCTCGCCCATTTCAGACCGCCGTGATTTAGACACTCAAGCTTTAGATCCCCAAAAGTTAGTAAACCCCGATTTGTTTGAAAGTCCTTCTGAAGCAGCTTTTTACGAACGACTATTGGAATTAGTTCCCAAAACTCAGGCGGCACAAGAACAGCGCAACTATCAATTATTAGTCGATAGTTTGGCAGAAATTGCCCCTATTGTCAGTAGCTTTTTCGATGGCGAAGAAAGCGTGTTAATTATGGCAGAAAATCCCGACGTGCGCCGCAACCGCCTCAACTTGCTTGGTTTGTTACGCAATCATGCCAGAGTTTTAGCTGATTTTGGCGCGATCGTGAAAAATTAG